The following are from one region of the Prevotella communis genome:
- a CDS encoding sensor histidine kinase, with the protein MRFYKVSAYVFLSLTLLFISMPVWADAVQVDSLGILNELRSQNELLQQRSRFTTGGLAMILTITAMLVFLVINNRWNHRLSIKNRQLERERNVVVAQNKQLAVERDRAEQALNVKTSFVQSMTHEIRTPLNAISGFSQVLATPGIDIPQEERLELSTRIQENTRQLTTILDDLILISDLESNCSTPPLEDCPATAIVGFAADAFRPLVPATLTFNIDNKVDEDLIVRTNPHMINTILQKLLSNAVKFTSQGGITLCLNSSDDHLCISVVDTGPGIPADKRDFVFERFSKLDSFVPGTGLGLSIARMIAERIHGTLTLDTSYVRGAKFDLIIPIHFDV; encoded by the coding sequence ATGCGATTCTATAAGGTGTCGGCTTATGTCTTTCTGTCCCTGACATTGCTTTTTATCTCGATGCCCGTATGGGCTGATGCCGTGCAAGTTGATTCGCTTGGCATACTCAATGAGCTGAGGTCACAAAACGAGTTGCTCCAACAGCGTTCGCGATTCACAACGGGTGGATTAGCCATGATTCTGACCATTACCGCTATGTTGGTCTTTCTGGTTATCAACAACCGCTGGAATCATAGGTTGTCGATAAAGAACAGGCAACTGGAGCGCGAGCGCAATGTCGTGGTGGCGCAGAACAAGCAGTTGGCCGTGGAGCGCGACCGTGCTGAGCAGGCCCTGAATGTTAAGACATCTTTTGTGCAGAGCATGACTCATGAGATTCGTACTCCTTTGAATGCTATCAGTGGATTCAGTCAGGTGCTGGCTACGCCTGGCATTGACATCCCTCAGGAAGAGAGACTTGAGCTCAGTACTCGCATTCAGGAGAATACCCGACAACTTACTACCATCCTTGACGACTTAATCTTGATTTCCGACTTGGAGAGCAATTGTTCCACTCCACCTCTTGAGGACTGTCCTGCCACTGCCATTGTAGGATTTGCTGCTGATGCTTTTCGTCCGCTGGTTCCCGCCACGTTGACGTTTAATATTGACAATAAGGTGGATGAAGATTTGATTGTCAGGACCAATCCGCATATGATTAATACCATTCTTCAGAAATTGTTGAGCAATGCGGTGAAATTTACCAGCCAGGGCGGTATCACGCTTTGTCTGAATAGTTCCGATGACCATCTTTGTATTTCCGTAGTTGATACTGGTCCTGGTATTCCTGCAGATAAGAGGGATTTTGTGTTTGAGCGTTTCTCAAAACTCGATAGTTTTGTTCCTGGCACAGGACTTGGCCTCTCTATTGCACGCATGATTGCCGAGCGCATCCATGGCACTCTGACCCTTGATACAAGTTATGTTCGCGGGGCAAAATTCGATCTTATTATACCCATCCATTTCGACGTATGA
- a CDS encoding HEPN domain-containing protein translates to MNKTLTQEQRISIVRYRIESAENTLAEVETHRANGFYNTAVNRLYYACYYAATAILIANGIEVKSHDGVRMNLGKFIVQEGILTPELGRYFSRLFSKRSTGDYDDFFNHSIETVDELMPDAKLFIQTIKDWIELWLKEQEQSAQ, encoded by the coding sequence ATGAACAAAACGTTAACCCAAGAGCAGAGAATAAGTATTGTACGCTATCGTATTGAAAGTGCAGAAAATACATTGGCAGAGGTGGAGACCCATCGAGCCAATGGCTTTTATAATACTGCAGTAAATAGGTTATATTATGCTTGCTATTATGCTGCAACAGCCATATTAATAGCTAATGGTATTGAGGTAAAGTCACATGACGGCGTACGAATGAATCTGGGAAAGTTTATTGTTCAAGAAGGTATCCTTACTCCAGAACTAGGAAGGTATTTCAGTCGTCTGTTTTCAAAGCGTTCCACTGGTGATTATGACGATTTCTTTAATCATAGTATAGAAACCGTTGACGAATTGATGCCAGATGCTAAACTGTTTATCCAGACTATCAAAGACTGGATAGAATTGTGGTTGAAAGAACAAGAACAATCAGCGCAATAA
- a CDS encoding nucleotidyltransferase domain-containing protein, which yields MRRTEITNSIKEALKSVPYKMEARLYGSEARGDARPDSDIDLLILVDQPTVTGKDEDAIFAPLYQLELQSGVIINPLIIPKSQWGANVSPFYINVENEGVVL from the coding sequence ATGAGACGAACGGAAATCACCAATTCCATAAAGGAGGCTCTGAAAAGCGTTCCTTACAAAATGGAAGCAAGGCTTTACGGTAGTGAAGCCAGAGGTGATGCTCGTCCTGATTCAGATATAGATTTGTTGATTTTGGTAGATCAGCCAACTGTGACAGGGAAAGATGAGGATGCCATTTTCGCACCTCTTTATCAGTTGGAATTGCAGTCTGGCGTTATTATCAATCCGCTAATTATACCAAAATCCCAATGGGGCGCTAATGTCAGTCCTTTCTATATCAACGTGGAAAACGAAGGAGTGGTTCTATGA
- a CDS encoding ADP-ribosylglycohydrolase family protein, with amino-acid sequence MGKVKMLGALAGDIIGSPYEFYNTKSTDFELFTKWTKFTDDSVMTLAVAKWLMEDAEHSPRHLIRCMQELGRRYPRAGYGGNFSCWLRQENPQPYKSWGNGAGMRVSPVGLYAKTLDEALELASITASVSHNHSEGIKGAQAIAASVYLCKEGQSKQKIKEYVEQTFGYNLSRTIDEIRPNYAFDVSCQGSVPEAIIAFLEGNSFEEVIRLAISIGGDSDTIGCMAGAIAACRYPIPDDIAEKCDVYLTEDLRDIKDRFCDFIAQRNPCGKKQQGIIKVGVLYNKLMDTLKRIMASRNSTEGTGECLAPMRKV; translated from the coding sequence ATGGGAAAGGTGAAAATGTTAGGGGCGTTAGCAGGTGACATCATAGGATCACCATATGAGTTTTATAACACGAAGTCAACAGACTTTGAGTTGTTTACAAAATGGACTAAGTTTACGGATGACTCAGTGATGACGCTGGCTGTAGCGAAATGGCTCATGGAAGATGCCGAACATAGTCCCCGGCATCTGATAAGATGTATGCAGGAACTTGGACGTCGCTATCCGAGAGCAGGATATGGTGGCAACTTTAGTTGTTGGCTAAGACAGGAGAATCCCCAGCCCTATAAAAGTTGGGGTAATGGTGCAGGCATGCGTGTCAGCCCTGTAGGTCTGTATGCTAAAACGCTGGATGAGGCCTTGGAGTTAGCAAGTATTACGGCTTCTGTCAGTCACAACCATTCTGAAGGTATAAAAGGGGCACAGGCAATAGCCGCAAGTGTATATCTCTGCAAGGAAGGACAATCGAAACAGAAAATCAAAGAGTATGTGGAGCAGACGTTTGGGTATAATCTTAGCAGGACCATAGATGAGATCCGTCCCAATTACGCTTTTGATGTTTCTTGTCAGGGAAGTGTTCCTGAAGCGATTATTGCTTTCTTGGAAGGTAATTCCTTTGAAGAAGTGATACGCCTGGCTATCTCTATTGGTGGTGACTCTGATACTATCGGCTGTATGGCAGGTGCTATTGCTGCATGCAGGTATCCTATACCTGATGACATTGCTGAAAAATGTGATGTCTATCTGACTGAGGATTTGCGAGATATTAAGGATAGATTTTGTGACTTCATCGCCCAAAGGAATCCTTGTGGAAAGAAACAACAAGGAATAATAAAGGTAGGTGTCCTATATAACAAATTGATGGATACCTTAAAGAGAATAATGGCTAGCAGAAACAGTACAGAGGGGACGGGTGAGTGTCTCGCTCCGATGAGAAAAGTCTGA
- a CDS encoding DEAD/DEAH box helicase family protein, whose translation MKNFDFIQLLADKIPSFSKLHAYCDKAEIFQNSFPEESATNARKALEWLVKHHLAMASAKVEKQETLNDMLKHPEMDAFVNYDWEFQKNIYTVKKFGNYASHTGTQEIKKNDAFICLRSLFYVVEGFLYRWKAIKNMVAFDATLVPQVLPGMQVLTTPEPQVSQEVVDSVPKEVIENPVKPVETPKESLASEAVTRRCLIDYMLNEAKWDILTVKGDIQGGKACIEVEVEGMPTPSGKGYCDYVLFSRGGKPLAVIEAKSTIQNAGKGRAQAILYAECLEKKYGVRPVIYYTNGYVTKVIDGLGYPDRDVISFHSHDDLEYIMQKRGRAGIKDLTIDETITDRPYQKTAIKSLVEWLNMKHRRGLLVLATGTGKTRVSISLCKLLANNDWIKNVLFLADRTELVSQARGNFEKLLPSESMASLSDDDEPDLDARFIFSTYQTMINYINEYDVKFSVGHFDLIIIDEAHRSVFGKYGAIFQYFDSLLIGLTATPRDEIDKNTFRLLELENEPNFEYTFDEAVDDGYLVSYKAKRHYSKMINKGIKYDELTPEQREELEKVWDYEKMLKGIDPNAEYHRDIEGNEIFRYLINDDTIDNVLSELMENGLKIKSGEDIGKMIIFAYNHKHAERIVERFHALFPNRGADYCQLIDNQVKYHDKLIAKFKVAESMPQIAVSVDMLDTGIDVPEVLNLVFFKIVKSKIKFEQMIGRGTRLCPDIFGEGKDKECFYIFDWCGNFDYFSKKPDGIDASNSKSLTERLFSLRLDIAKELQSAEHQEKAFDKKMHDDLKVLLYQQVNGIVKERKDARPYWNIIEPFRDKDKWTYISEVDVLRLKEIGKLIPQDDDDESAKKFDVIMLHLQLAHIDSTVRVGQFRQVVVNVAAHLEKKGSIPAVMKRIDTIRLVQQPQFWANESLDSLERVRTELRDLIKLLEGTRKKEKFIIDIEDPYVTVEGGEDTVIRTSYKQRVVDYLAQNTGNPTLQKIQQFEQLTAEDFKELERVFFEELGSREEFDELAEGHPYKTNVAAFIRVVNGIDRKKALLIYQKFINDNNLTSDQERYLKNILDYVSVNGDIEVKNFLEYPLKAFNWRVTFGDNFVSLKDFVKEIHQVISISA comes from the coding sequence ATGAAGAATTTCGACTTTATCCAACTTTTGGCTGATAAGATTCCGAGCTTCAGCAAACTGCATGCGTATTGCGATAAGGCTGAAATATTTCAGAACTCTTTTCCTGAAGAGTCTGCAACTAATGCCCGCAAGGCATTGGAATGGCTGGTGAAGCACCATCTCGCTATGGCATCAGCAAAGGTGGAGAAACAGGAAACACTTAACGATATGCTGAAGCATCCAGAGATGGATGCCTTCGTCAACTATGACTGGGAGTTTCAGAAGAACATCTATACCGTCAAGAAGTTTGGTAACTATGCTTCTCATACAGGAACACAAGAAATCAAGAAGAATGATGCCTTTATCTGCTTGAGGTCCCTTTTCTATGTGGTGGAGGGCTTCCTGTATCGTTGGAAGGCAATCAAGAACATGGTAGCCTTTGATGCTACCCTGGTGCCGCAAGTGCTGCCTGGAATGCAGGTGTTAACTACTCCTGAGCCACAAGTGTCGCAAGAGGTTGTTGACAGTGTTCCCAAGGAGGTGATAGAAAACCCTGTCAAGCCTGTAGAAACACCTAAGGAGTCGCTTGCCAGCGAGGCTGTCACAAGAAGATGTCTCATAGACTATATGCTGAATGAAGCAAAGTGGGATATCCTGACTGTCAAGGGCGACATACAAGGTGGAAAGGCCTGCATTGAGGTAGAGGTGGAAGGCATGCCAACGCCAAGCGGTAAGGGCTATTGCGACTATGTACTGTTTAGCAGGGGTGGTAAGCCTTTGGCAGTCATAGAAGCAAAGAGTACCATACAGAATGCAGGAAAAGGCAGAGCGCAGGCAATACTGTATGCTGAATGTTTGGAAAAGAAATATGGTGTCCGACCTGTCATCTACTATACCAATGGTTATGTGACAAAGGTTATTGACGGCTTGGGATATCCTGACAGGGATGTCATATCATTCCATAGTCATGACGACCTGGAATATATCATGCAGAAACGTGGCAGGGCTGGCATCAAGGACTTGACCATAGACGAGACGATTACTGACAGACCTTATCAGAAGACAGCCATCAAGAGTCTGGTGGAATGGCTCAACATGAAGCATCGTCGTGGATTGCTAGTGCTGGCTACTGGTACAGGAAAAACACGAGTGAGCATCTCGCTATGCAAGCTGCTGGCGAATAACGACTGGATAAAGAATGTGTTGTTCCTTGCTGACAGAACAGAATTGGTCAGTCAGGCAAGGGGTAACTTTGAAAAACTGTTGCCCAGTGAGTCGATGGCGTCATTATCAGACGATGATGAGCCAGACTTGGACGCCCGGTTCATATTCTCCACCTACCAGACGATGATCAACTACATCAATGAGTATGATGTGAAGTTCAGCGTGGGACATTTTGACCTGATTATCATAGATGAGGCCCACAGATCTGTATTTGGAAAGTATGGAGCCATCTTCCAATACTTCGATTCGTTGTTGATAGGTCTGACAGCAACACCTCGCGACGAGATAGACAAGAATACCTTCAGATTGCTGGAGCTGGAGAATGAACCCAACTTTGAGTATACCTTTGACGAGGCAGTAGATGACGGATACCTTGTGTCTTACAAGGCAAAGCGTCATTACTCGAAGATGATAAACAAAGGCATCAAGTATGACGAACTGACTCCTGAACAGCGTGAGGAACTGGAAAAGGTTTGGGATTACGAGAAGATGCTGAAGGGCATTGACCCCAATGCGGAATACCATCGAGATATTGAAGGAAACGAGATATTCCGTTACCTCATCAATGATGATACTATAGACAATGTATTGTCAGAGCTGATGGAAAACGGCTTGAAGATTAAGAGTGGCGAAGATATAGGAAAGATGATTATCTTTGCCTATAATCACAAGCATGCTGAAAGAATAGTAGAACGCTTCCACGCACTATTCCCTAATCGTGGAGCAGACTATTGTCAGTTGATAGACAATCAGGTGAAGTACCATGATAAGCTGATAGCAAAATTCAAGGTTGCGGAAAGCATGCCTCAGATAGCTGTCAGCGTGGATATGCTCGACACAGGCATTGATGTGCCAGAAGTATTGAATCTGGTCTTCTTCAAGATTGTGAAGTCAAAGATAAAGTTTGAGCAGATGATAGGTCGGGGTACTCGCCTTTGTCCTGACATCTTCGGAGAGGGTAAGGACAAAGAATGCTTCTATATCTTTGACTGGTGCGGCAACTTTGATTATTTCTCAAAGAAACCTGATGGCATAGATGCTTCAAACAGCAAGTCTTTGACAGAAAGACTCTTCTCTCTGCGACTGGATATCGCAAAGGAACTGCAGAGTGCTGAGCATCAGGAGAAGGCTTTTGACAAGAAGATGCATGATGACCTGAAGGTGCTTTTGTATCAACAGGTAAACGGCATTGTGAAAGAGCGCAAGGATGCTCGCCCATATTGGAACATCATAGAGCCCTTCCGAGACAAGGATAAATGGACTTATATCTCAGAGGTAGATGTGTTGCGCCTGAAGGAAATAGGGAAGCTGATACCACAAGATGACGATGATGAATCGGCAAAGAAATTTGATGTCATCATGCTTCATCTTCAGTTGGCTCATATCGACTCTACAGTTCGTGTGGGACAGTTTAGGCAGGTTGTAGTAAATGTTGCTGCCCATCTGGAAAAGAAGGGCTCAATACCTGCTGTGATGAAGCGTATAGACACAATACGACTGGTTCAGCAACCACAATTCTGGGCGAATGAAAGCCTAGACAGTCTTGAAAGAGTCAGGACAGAACTGAGAGACCTGATAAAGCTGCTGGAAGGTACTAGGAAGAAAGAGAAGTTTATTATTGACATTGAAGACCCATACGTAACAGTAGAGGGAGGAGAAGATACTGTTATCCGTACTTCTTACAAGCAGAGAGTGGTAGATTATCTGGCCCAGAACACAGGTAATCCTACACTTCAGAAGATACAGCAGTTTGAGCAGTTGACAGCAGAGGACTTCAAAGAACTGGAGCGAGTCTTCTTTGAGGAACTTGGCAGTCGTGAAGAGTTTGACGAACTGGCAGAGGGGCATCCATATAAAACAAATGTGGCTGCATTCATTCGTGTTGTCAATGGCATAGACAGAAAGAAGGCCCTCCTGATATATCAGAAGTTTATCAACGACAATAACCTGACTTCAGACCAAGAAAGATATCTTAAGAATATTCTCGACTATGTCAGCGTAAATGGCGATATCGAGGTGAAGAACTTCCTGGAGTATCCGTTAAAGGCATTCAACTGGCGAGTTACCTTTGGCGATAATTTTGTCAGTCTAAAGGATTTCGTCAAGGAAATCCATCAGGTCATTTCTATTTCGGCATAA
- a CDS encoding restriction endonuclease subunit S, which produces MREGWTYKKLGEVCESDLGKTLNSSKDTGEMRPYLCAINILWDKIDFTTLKQTRFEESELERYTVRKGDLLICEGGEIGRAAIWDKDYSIQYQNALHRVRFTDGVAARFCLYFFMHLKKSGILDGRYGKGVTIKHLVKSSLMSIPIPVAPIENQLSIVAELDKINELISLKKAQLSDLDSLAQSIFYDMFGDPIENEKGWEVKKLGEISSVKTGPFGSMLHKEDYISNGIPLVNPIHIKDYRVIADMDFTISDEKARELNAYILRKNDVIFARRGDIGRCAVISDKENGYLCGTGSLFVRFEQEVIPQYIMYIIRSSSFIKELISKAKGATMLNLNSTTIASLGIPLPPLSLQQEFAKRIELIEQQKAQVSSTIKDLETLLASRMQYWFD; this is translated from the coding sequence ATGAGAGAAGGGTGGACATATAAGAAACTAGGAGAGGTTTGCGAAAGTGACCTCGGAAAGACTTTGAATTCTTCAAAAGACACAGGAGAAATGCGTCCATATCTTTGTGCGATAAATATACTTTGGGACAAGATAGATTTCACGACTTTAAAGCAAACAAGATTTGAGGAGTCTGAATTAGAACGATATACTGTTAGGAAAGGAGATCTCCTCATCTGTGAAGGCGGTGAAATAGGACGTGCTGCCATATGGGACAAAGACTATTCAATACAATATCAGAATGCTCTCCATCGTGTCAGATTCACAGACGGCGTAGCAGCACGTTTTTGTCTGTACTTTTTCATGCATCTAAAGAAAAGTGGTATTCTTGATGGGCGATATGGAAAGGGAGTTACAATCAAACATTTGGTAAAATCATCCCTAATGTCTATCCCTATTCCTGTTGCTCCAATAGAAAACCAACTATCCATTGTTGCGGAACTTGACAAGATTAACGAGCTGATAAGCCTGAAGAAGGCTCAGTTGAGTGACCTCGACAGTCTTGCTCAAAGCATATTCTATGATATGTTTGGTGACCCCATTGAAAACGAAAAAGGATGGGAAGTAAAGAAGTTGGGGGAAATATCTTCCGTAAAGACTGGTCCATTTGGCTCAATGTTACATAAAGAGGACTATATTTCAAATGGTATTCCTTTGGTTAATCCTATTCATATAAAAGATTATCGTGTAATTGCTGATATGGATTTCACAATTTCGGATGAAAAAGCCAGAGAGCTAAATGCTTATATTCTTCGAAAGAATGATGTCATATTTGCAAGAAGGGGAGATATTGGTAGATGTGCTGTTATCTCTGACAAAGAGAATGGATATCTGTGTGGAACAGGCAGCTTGTTTGTTAGATTTGAGCAGGAAGTGATTCCACAGTATATTATGTATATTATTCGATCAAGTTCTTTTATAAAGGAACTTATTTCAAAGGCAAAAGGAGCTACGATGCTTAATCTTAATTCAACAACAATAGCATCATTAGGTATTCCTCTTCCCCCTCTCTCTCTTCAGCAAGAATTTGCAAAGAGAATTGAGTTGATTGAGCAGCAGAAAGCGCAAGTCAGTTCTACGATAAAAGACCTGGAAACATTGCTCGCATCAAGAATGCAGTATTGGTTTGACTAA
- a CDS encoding N-6 DNA methylase, with product MITGEIKNKIDQIWDTFFVAGITNPITVLEQMTYIFFMKLLDDKQLQEEENARDWGVEIQNPTFLDGQLWVNPEAVSDEEKKGVPYENLRWHVFKNFGSDNMFKIVRQSVFEFIKHIGTGEESAYSRYMKSAIFLIPNARTLTKVVDGVDALDMNNRDAMGDVYEYILGKMAASGTNGQFRTPRHIIRMIVEMMEPTPKDYICDPAMGSAGFLVEAVKYIKENYGTAMYAADEVHHMKTSMINGYDTDQTMLRIGAMNLLLHDITAPELAWRDSLSEQNDDQSCYTLIMANPPFAGSLDKGNVNKKILAYANTSKTELLFLAQFVRSLEVGGRCASIVPDGVLFGTSKAHIAIRKEIVDNQQLKAVISMPSGVFKPYAGVSTAVLVFSKTNSGGTDKVWFYDMKADGFSLDDKRSPISENDIPDVVARYHNLKAEESRSRKEQSFFVPVEEIRQNNYDLSINKYKEIEREKVEYEPVADILTRLEKTEGEYLKGYSELYKMLEKVV from the coding sequence ATGATTACAGGCGAGATAAAGAATAAGATTGACCAGATTTGGGATACCTTCTTTGTGGCAGGTATTACTAATCCCATCACAGTATTGGAGCAGATGACCTATATCTTCTTCATGAAACTGCTCGATGACAAGCAGCTGCAGGAAGAGGAGAATGCTCGCGACTGGGGTGTGGAAATCCAGAATCCCACATTCCTTGACGGGCAGCTATGGGTGAATCCTGAGGCTGTTTCTGATGAAGAGAAGAAGGGTGTTCCATACGAGAATCTTCGCTGGCATGTGTTTAAGAACTTTGGTTCTGACAACATGTTCAAGATTGTTCGCCAAAGTGTGTTTGAGTTTATCAAGCATATCGGAACAGGTGAGGAAAGTGCCTACAGTCGCTATATGAAGTCTGCCATATTCCTTATCCCCAATGCTCGCACCCTTACAAAGGTTGTTGATGGTGTGGATGCCCTCGACATGAACAATCGTGATGCTATGGGCGATGTATATGAATACATTCTTGGCAAGATGGCAGCATCTGGCACTAATGGCCAGTTCCGTACTCCTCGCCACATCATCCGCATGATTGTGGAAATGATGGAGCCAACCCCCAAAGACTATATCTGCGACCCTGCAATGGGTAGTGCTGGATTCCTTGTTGAGGCAGTCAAGTATATCAAGGAGAATTATGGTACGGCCATGTATGCAGCAGACGAAGTTCACCACATGAAGACATCCATGATCAATGGTTACGATACAGATCAGACGATGCTTCGCATAGGTGCCATGAACCTGCTGCTTCATGACATTACTGCTCCAGAACTTGCATGGCGCGACTCGTTGTCAGAACAGAATGATGATCAGAGTTGCTATACGCTCATCATGGCAAATCCTCCTTTTGCAGGCAGTCTGGACAAGGGCAATGTAAACAAGAAGATTCTAGCATACGCCAATACCAGCAAGACAGAGCTCTTGTTCCTTGCTCAGTTTGTGCGCTCTTTGGAGGTTGGTGGCCGTTGTGCCAGCATTGTTCCTGATGGCGTATTGTTTGGCACCAGCAAGGCCCATATAGCCATTCGTAAGGAGATTGTAGATAATCAGCAACTGAAGGCTGTCATCTCTATGCCAAGTGGCGTCTTCAAGCCTTACGCTGGAGTAAGTACTGCTGTTCTTGTCTTCTCAAAGACGAACAGTGGTGGTACTGACAAGGTGTGGTTCTATGATATGAAGGCCGATGGCTTCAGTCTTGACGACAAGCGAAGCCCTATCAGCGAGAACGATATTCCTGATGTTGTAGCTCGCTACCATAATCTGAAGGCGGAAGAATCTCGCAGTCGCAAGGAGCAGAGCTTCTTTGTTCCTGTTGAAGAGATTCGCCAGAACAACTACGACCTTTCTATCAACAAATACAAGGAGATAGAGAGGGAGAAGGTAGAGTATGAACCCGTTGCAGACATCCTTACACGTCTTGAAAAGACAGAAGGAGAATATCTGAAGGGATATAGCGAACTGTATAAGATGTTGGAGAAGGTCGTATGA